The Aquipuribacter hungaricus genomic interval GAACACCAGGGCGCCGACGACGAACGCGGCGGCCGAGGCGGCCAGGCCGAGCCAGTGGCCCCACCGGTCGGCGGCACGGCCGGCGAGCAGCAGCACGCCCGCGCTGACCAGCGGGACGACGACGAGCAGCCACGCGAGTGACTCGACGCCGGTGGCGGGGACCGTCTCCAGCCCCGACATCGGGATGACGTTCACGCGCGTCCTCTCAGTACTTCAGCAGGTTGGCGTCGTCGACCGACGCGGACCTGCGGGTGCGGAAGATGGCCATGATGATCGCGAGCCCGATGACCACCTCGGCGGCGGCGACGAGCATGACGAACAGGGCCACGGTCTGGCCGGTGAGGTCGCCGTTGATGCGCGCGAACGCCACGAAGGCGAGGTTCGCGGCGTTGAGCATGAGCTCCACGCCCATGAACACGACGATCGCGTTGCGCCGGGCGAGGACGACGGCCCCGCCGATGGTGAACAGCACGACGGACAGGTAGACCCAGTACACGGCGTCCACGTCAGCGCTCCTGTCCGGTCACGGCGGCGTCGTCGGTGCCCAGGCCGCCGGCCTCGGCGTCGAGGCCCTGGCCGTCGACGCGCACGTGGCCGCCGCCCGTGGTCCGGCGCCCTCGGCCCTCGGGGTCCATGGCGGCCTGGATGGCCGGGA includes:
- the nuoK gene encoding NADH-quinone oxidoreductase subunit NuoK, whose protein sequence is MDAVYWVYLSVVLFTIGGAVVLARRNAIVVFMGVELMLNAANLAFVAFARINGDLTGQTVALFVMLVAAAEVVIGLAIIMAIFRTRRSASVDDANLLKY